A single Bacteroidales bacterium DNA region contains:
- a CDS encoding amino acid permease: MKEAGTFKKSLNLFDSAALIMGSMIGSGIFIVSADIARNVGAPGWMLVVWGITAVMTVMAALSYRELASMMPHAGGIYVYLREAYSPLFGFLYGWTLFLVIQCGTIAAVAMAFSKYLGVLAPWIADKNILFTAGPLHFNTTQLVSILLILLLTWINTRGIEGGKYIQNLFTYSKIFILLGFIVIGIYAASRTNFQVFENMDFWSASQVTDPEKGTQVPITGSALFIAIAIAMVGSLFAVDAWYNITYTSDEVINPKKTIPRSLFLGTLAVCIVYFLVNVVYVIALPLKGTPDGATVMERGIQFATSDRVATAAIYGIFGGTAEVLMAIVVVISTFGCNNGIVLSGARVFYAMAQDGLFFKKIGQLNKKGVPAFSLGIQAVWSILLCLSGTYSDLLDYVIFAGLFFFILTIASIFVFRRKWPDVERPYRAFAYPVFPILYIVACVVIIIVLLIHKPAFTWPGLIILVSGVPVYYLWRWVAARRGE; this comes from the coding sequence GTGAAAGAAGCAGGCACATTCAAAAAGTCGCTGAATCTCTTTGATTCGGCAGCCCTCATCATGGGGTCGATGATCGGTTCGGGCATCTTTATCGTCAGTGCCGACATTGCCCGCAATGTGGGCGCGCCCGGGTGGATGCTGGTGGTCTGGGGAATAACGGCCGTGATGACCGTGATGGCAGCGTTGAGTTACCGGGAACTGGCCAGCATGATGCCCCACGCCGGAGGGATCTATGTTTACCTCCGTGAAGCCTACTCTCCATTGTTTGGATTTCTTTACGGCTGGACGCTTTTCCTGGTGATCCAGTGCGGTACGATTGCCGCTGTGGCCATGGCCTTTTCAAAATACCTGGGGGTACTGGCCCCCTGGATAGCAGATAAAAATATCCTGTTCACTGCAGGTCCGCTTCATTTTAATACAACCCAGCTGGTCTCCATCCTGCTGATCCTGCTATTGACCTGGATCAATACAAGGGGCATTGAAGGGGGTAAGTACATTCAAAACCTGTTTACGTATTCCAAGATCTTCATCCTGCTTGGCTTCATTGTCATTGGCATCTATGCCGCCAGCCGGACCAATTTTCAGGTATTTGAGAACATGGATTTCTGGAGCGCCTCGCAGGTCACCGATCCTGAAAAAGGTACACAGGTGCCTATTACGGGATCTGCTTTGTTCATTGCCATCGCCATCGCAATGGTGGGATCGCTGTTTGCCGTGGATGCCTGGTACAATATCACCTATACCTCCGATGAGGTGATCAATCCGAAGAAGACCATACCCAGGAGTCTTTTTCTGGGGACTCTGGCCGTTTGCATCGTCTATTTCCTGGTCAATGTGGTCTATGTGATCGCGCTTCCTTTAAAAGGGACGCCCGATGGGGCCACGGTCATGGAAAGGGGGATTCAGTTTGCCACCTCCGACCGCGTGGCGACGGCGGCCATTTATGGGATCTTCGGTGGCACGGCGGAAGTTCTGATGGCCATTGTAGTGGTCATCTCCACCTTTGGTTGCAACAACGGGATCGTGCTGTCAGGGGCACGTGTTTTCTATGCCATGGCCCAGGATGGGTTGTTCTTCAAGAAGATCGGCCAGCTGAACAAAAAGGGGGTACCTGCCTTTTCCCTGGGCATCCAGGCTGTTTGGAGCATACTCCTTTGCCTGAGCGGAACCTACAGCGACCTGCTGGACTATGTCATTTTCGCAGGCCTGTTCTTTTTTATCCTGACCATTGCCTCGATCTTTGTTTTTCGCAGAAAATGGCCTGATGTTGAACGACCCTACCGGGCTTTTGCTTACCCGGTATTCCCGATCCTGTACATCGTAGCCTGTGTGGTCATCATCATTGTCCTTCTGATCCACAAACCTGCCTTTACCTGGCCCGGGCTCATCATCCTTGTCTCGGGGGTGCCGGTGTATTATTTATGGAGGTGGGTCGCGGCGAGAAGAGGGGAATGA